The following are encoded together in the Mycteria americana isolate JAX WOST 10 ecotype Jacksonville Zoo and Gardens chromosome 2, USCA_MyAme_1.0, whole genome shotgun sequence genome:
- the GMNN gene encoding geminin isoform X2, with protein MNSKMKQKPNVEKSSGSLQKYLTDTTCSAAPRQTLKMIQPSATGCLVGRRNEKSSVKRKLWNNKFTSKACKAGVSVDKEQENENMNNVIQAVDLMIKGSPSSQYWKEVAEERRKALYEVLQENEKLHKEIEQKDGEIARLKEENEELMSLAEHVHYMTSMIERLTGQAPDSPETLQSLALEESKLENEELNCGDDADSTSEEGSSQVSCGLRESISDLASKEANNLQLE; from the exons ATGAAttccaaaatgaaacagaaaccgAATGTAGAAAAATCATCAGGATCTTTGCAG AAGTACCTCACAGACACCACATGCAGTGCTGCCCCAAGACAGACTCTTAAAATGATTCAGCCTTCAGCAACAGGTTGCCTGGTTGGCAGACGTAATGAG AAATCTTCAGTGAAAAGGAAACTCTGGAATAACAAGTTCACCTCAAAAGCTTGTAAAGCTGGTGTGTCTGTGGACAAGGagcaagaaaatgagaatatgAATAATGTCATTCAGGCTGTAGATCTCATGATAAAAG GAAGTCCTTCATCTCAATATTGGAAAGAAGTGgctgaagaaaggaggaaggctCTGTATGAAGTGcttcaagaaaatgaaaag TTGCACAAAGAAATTGAACAGAAAGATGGTGAAATTGCCcgcctaaaagaagaaaatgaagagctaATGTCCCTTGCTGAACATGTGCATTATATGACCAGCATGATTGAG AGGCTAACTGGGCAAGCACCTGACAGTCCTGAGACACTGCAGAGTCTGGCTCTAGAGGAATCCAAACTAGAAAATGAAGAGCTTAACTGTGGAGATGATGCAGACAGCACTTCTGAAGAAGGGTCATCGCAAGTGTCATGTGGCTTAAGGGAGAGTATATCAGATCTTGCTTCAAAGGAAGCAAATAATTTGCAGCTGGAATGA
- the GMNN gene encoding geminin isoform X1, which translates to MNSKMKQKPNVEKSSGSLQKYLTDTTCSAAPRQTLKMIQPSATGCLVGRRNEKKSSVKRKLWNNKFTSKACKAGVSVDKEQENENMNNVIQAVDLMIKGSPSSQYWKEVAEERRKALYEVLQENEKLHKEIEQKDGEIARLKEENEELMSLAEHVHYMTSMIERLTGQAPDSPETLQSLALEESKLENEELNCGDDADSTSEEGSSQVSCGLRESISDLASKEANNLQLE; encoded by the exons ATGAAttccaaaatgaaacagaaaccgAATGTAGAAAAATCATCAGGATCTTTGCAG AAGTACCTCACAGACACCACATGCAGTGCTGCCCCAAGACAGACTCTTAAAATGATTCAGCCTTCAGCAACAGGTTGCCTGGTTGGCAGACGTAATGAG AAGAAATCTTCAGTGAAAAGGAAACTCTGGAATAACAAGTTCACCTCAAAAGCTTGTAAAGCTGGTGTGTCTGTGGACAAGGagcaagaaaatgagaatatgAATAATGTCATTCAGGCTGTAGATCTCATGATAAAAG GAAGTCCTTCATCTCAATATTGGAAAGAAGTGgctgaagaaaggaggaaggctCTGTATGAAGTGcttcaagaaaatgaaaag TTGCACAAAGAAATTGAACAGAAAGATGGTGAAATTGCCcgcctaaaagaagaaaatgaagagctaATGTCCCTTGCTGAACATGTGCATTATATGACCAGCATGATTGAG AGGCTAACTGGGCAAGCACCTGACAGTCCTGAGACACTGCAGAGTCTGGCTCTAGAGGAATCCAAACTAGAAAATGAAGAGCTTAACTGTGGAGATGATGCAGACAGCACTTCTGAAGAAGGGTCATCGCAAGTGTCATGTGGCTTAAGGGAGAGTATATCAGATCTTGCTTCAAAGGAAGCAAATAATTTGCAGCTGGAATGA